The region attcagacatatttacatttttgaacaaAGAAACGTTCAAAAAAACAACCCTAGGGGTCACtgacccctgttgaagatctctgcattAGAGGAAACTGATGAATGTCCTCGAGTTTATAACAATATTATAACAACAGCATTGAGACAAATGTTTCCCAGAAAGTCTTTATTTGTGGTGGCAACATCATGCAAAAGCTCTGGTAAGAAATTAAAAGAAAGCTTGGAATGATGCATGGAAACTAAAATAGAAGCAGATATGTCTATTAAAGATTCAGTGTAACAGCGATCGTAGGATTGTGCTCAGATTTAATTCTGCTGTTAAAATGACGCTCAACTACGGACTCTGTCTATTAGATAGCAGGACGAGAAGACAAATACATCTGCacctaaaagaaaaatgaaagacTTCAATTTCTGTGGCGAAAATTCACATACAGGACATTACCAGTGAATTCACACGTCTCAAACATTTAAAAGGAGCCTTCTGAAATGAATGGGCTGGAGAGTGATGTATACTTACAAGCGATATACTGTCATTACTGGCTAATGAAGAAAGCCATTTACACTGATGGGAGTTCATTGGTGTCCTGTTTCAACCCTTTACTTTCATTCACACAAAAGCAACTCGTAACTGTCAATTTTTGAAGTCATTTGAACAAAACTTCCTTtttctgaaaagaaaatgttaaattatgGCATCTATATTCAATTTATGTTCTACCAAGGGCACTGAAACTAAAATAGATAGTCTTTGTACATGGGAATGCATAGTGGTCAAAAatagaagagcaaaaacatgaataatttgACCACCAAAAATTATGAGGAAATTCCTCTCCAAATTGATTCAGGAAAAACAAcgcacatttatttaaattgcaAATACTATTACAAACGCTTGAGTCAATAATATCCCACCACAAGAAGTCCGCTTCAATATCATACAATGCCAAATCAAAGGCAATTTTACATCTTCACTCTTATTCACCAATGTGTCAAATCTTCAGAGTACACATTTTTCTGTAGAAAACTCACGGGGGGTTTTTCCCTTCCTTTATAcagagtaataaaaaaaagttaaggcAAGATGCATCAAACAGAAATCCGAAGGCCATGGACCAGCCTCTGCAGGTGTTCTGATTCCACTGATTCTGGAACAGAAGAAGGTGCAGCCAGCAGCTCCCATTCGCTCTCTGTCTCAGGCATCTTACGACTGGCGGGAGGGGaggggaagagaagagaagaagcgGTGGTGGAGGGTGGGGTTGGGGGCTGTCGGAGGTGTCCACTGccactcctcctcccctccgATCCCCCTCTTTCAGTCTGCCAGAACACTTTTCTTTGGCACTTAAGCTGGCAGACTCAGCTTCTTTCCTTTCAGTACTGAAACGAGACAGGACAGCTTCATGTTTAACACGTCAGACTGACGGATTGCATGTTGTCATCCACCTTACTTATTGTTTCATATTAGTATTTGCATATtttctcacagacagacagacactttattcatcccgaaggaaattttagtaTAAGGGGTTAATGGAAATTTGTTTGTAGTGCTCCCAACACAGGGACTATTTCTTTGGTAAAatgtagttccaatgaaaacTATTCagtgaggtctgtggattatccagcCTAAAAAAAGGGGCCTGTATCCTGGAATAGCTTCAGAAACCACCTCCCCTGTCCCACGTCAGATTAGGGGGGTCTGTGCCCGACTATTTCTGTAACTTTATGCAATCGGGGATCCAACATTCACACTGTGATTGGCCAGCTGCACAGAGGTGAGAAACGAGCCCGGGTTTGAACTTGGTTCCTGTAGTTCTCCTCGCTCATTCGTCACTAGGCTCTTGTACCGAAAACAACCGGTATCTACCAAAGGGGATGACAACTCAGATTTCGGTGCTTCATTTCGCTgacacttaaatgcctgcgctgccctctggtgctctgaaacggacgttacaggcaacagaacacattacacttggcagcaggtaacattagcctaccgttagctagtagctggttTAAACAGggtttaaatgctgacagctaactgCTCTAACGTGGGTCTGTAACAGTGGGACGtcccaacagtctgcagctaaagacacagaggagactagCTGACCTTTGAGGCCACTGCCACGGTCTGAGTTGTGTGTGGGAGAAAACACGACAGGACttaatggtgcgttcaatgttgttgtaaagtagccttctgccatctagtggttcttTTTGTCGTGTCACAGCagactggtgaaataagttatgtTAAAACAATTgtgatttacatttttctgtctCGTTAATATTAAAACTGTTTGCATAAGAATGCCATATTGTAATGATTGCACTCCCAAacaagttattacattttaaatacattatttaactttgaccatatggccttagtaataaacaagctgttctttaatgtcaccgacggTCGTTTAAAAACCCTCTTTCAACTGGGACATTGTTCCTGGAAAGAGCTGCATTTTTCAATGCATTCCATTCAGTATTTATTATTGTGattacattaattaaaatgttaccGTGCATACTGGGCTGTCTGGCAAGTCTGGGtctatattaaaatattaacatgtttgacattttactGTCAGCGTCTCCAATTTGTCCTCCACAGTAAATACAGCTTTCATTGATTCACGGTTAAGTAGCCATTCAACTACCTATACGTCGATACCAAACCAACTACCAgagcaaaaagaaaacactttccCAGATTTACGGTTTCATAAAATTGAACAAAAATGCAGCAGCACTCACCTTTCGTTACATACAAATAGAAGAAGTCACAGTAGAGGATGGTCTGTACCACCCCAGCAACGATAGCGATCATGTCAAAGAATCCCTCAAAGTAGAACCTCCATATCCAGTTGATGAGGTAGAGGGCTCTGTAGAGTCCCAGGAAGAACAGGTAGTGGGTGGTGATGGTCTCCGCCTCACCAGTCTTGCTGATCATAAAAAGCTGTGGCAGGATGGCCACCGACTCCAAGTAGATTGAGAACGTCCACAGAATCTGGGCCAAACAAAGGGGAAGGTAAATAATGGAGCGCTGATGTGTTTTGACTGAATTCAAATGCATTTGCATACTTTAGGCATGAATCCTGCTGGGGCACTAGCAGAGTAGTTTTACTGGATAAAATTTCAGGCCAAGGTGCACCAGTGGGGGagtgggggagtgtgtgtgtgtgtgtgtgtgtgtgtatgttatttCAAAACGCCCAGCAAGTGCTGCCTATGCGTTTCATTAGCCTGGCATGTATTATCACTTAACACTCGGGGCATTTTCACACCAGTAGTTCATTTGCTCTGGTCCGATTCAGTTGaagagtttgtaaacttggttTGGTCTCGTTTCACATGGGAGGAAAATCCAAGCATACCAACATTTGTCATCGAAAACCACGTGAGAATGTTCACTCCgtttattggtcagatgtgtctggggcggGATCAAGAAAGtaaagaaggtcctgtgttctgggcTAGTGCATCTCTCTCACATGTCCATGCTCagaccagctcatttcatttaaaatcatGTTCCACATTGTTTTGCGAGCGACTTTTctacgtctgctctgctcaCTGAGACCCAGCTCTGCTCTGCTGGTGCCTCCAACTTTAGCGGCGGCTGATTTGACTACAGAGACAGCGAGCTTGAACACAGTCTATTTCTGCAAGAGGAcaatttgtttagttttgtccATACCTGCCCAAACAAACCGCGCCAAGCTGGTAAGcgctccagggttcgagtcAACTGAACTAAACAGTGCAGGAGTGAAAATGTCCTTAAACCAAACAGAAAATGGGTTTTTGGCTATTAGAAGCTACTTGGGCATGAGGGCAATCAAATCCTGTGTAGACCCATTATATATGCTGGTGATTACCAGATTAGGTGTTCGTTCTTTGTGAAAAAAGCCTCGCTATCTGTTCAAAGCAAGCACAGCTCCTTTTCTTAAATAAAACACCATCAGGTCAGGTTTGTGTCATGCATTAGTCGGGAAACGGTTGCGCCAGCTGTCTTGTAAGTCCAAACTTAACCTAGCGAGCAAGACAGAGTGACATGTGTAGACAAAAGGAGagaatgtttactttattgtgtAATGATGTCATGGAAATCTGTGTATGACTTGACTTTGCCTACAGTTGACAACCAGAGATTGACCTGCGACATCTGTCTGGTATGAATGGAGGTTAACGGCACATTCAGAAACAACAAGCATGTCTGCTGGATGAAAGGGGTGtcacagtgtgtctgtgtagtatGTCTGACCTCCAGGGGAGAGAAGTCATGGTTGACCAGGAAAGCCAAGCCACCAACAGGGACAACCAGGAACTCCACTCTGAACGTGTCATGGTTCCCATCATAAGTCGCCTTGAACTTCGCGCAGATCAGGTACACAGTGGCGTACGCACACCCAATGTAGATGATCTGAAAGGGACACGCAAACATGAATTCAATCAAGGAGCAACGTCACACAAGTCCATTACATCTTGCTGCACACCCTCATCCTTTAGCAAACACAGGTGTGTCGGCTTGGTGTACTAGTTAAGCCTTAGCACTGTGTGTTAATTGCGACAGGATTTAAGAATGAGAAGCCACGTGCAAGAGTTTCACCTTCATGGTGGTGTTGTAGAGAGAGATGAAGGAGGTGAGCAGGTCCAGGTAGCGAGTGGTGAACACCAAGGCAAACAGAACCTGACTCTTTCCAGAAATACCTGTGAGGAGACAGCAGAGGCCATGCAAACATGTTTACATCCCAAAAACAGGTTTATCTATTTTcttgacatttaaataaaacgGATAGTTCACGGAATATACTCTTCTTATCTAGAGGGCAATCTAGCCTGCCCAGACAGTTTTGATGTGACTTGCTTATGTTTTTAGGATATCTGCTATAGCTCGCTAGTACAATACACAACATTACATTTGCTTTGTTGTGCTTAAACTTCAAGGAATTACATTTTGAAGCAAACAGCAATATCTGTATCCAAATACATTACTCAAAGTAGGCTAAACCATACACTGCTCCAGAGCTCTCtagttctttttttaacaacatatgCCAGGTCACTTTATTTCCATGCAGGAGATTCAATGCAGGGTTGGGAGTTCCCTTTTTTGTAGCCAGCCTGTGTACTCCAATGTATATGAAATATCAGAGCCAAGACTAAGATTCAGAAAAAtaatacagaaaatgaaaactttaAAATTGCAAGCTAAACGTTTTTCACGTAATGGTAGTTATTTTAGTTAAGGAGCATGTGGTATTAAAGTTACACTGTAGTCTAATAAGGAGTTGGTAGTGCAACAGTCTTCTCCCTCACCTACACCTGAAGCAAGCCTCTCTGTATTTCTGGTATGTTGGCAAGTGACAACACATTCACCTCAGTCACACCCACTGTCACACTGGGGCGGGGGCAGGATCAACGATCACTACATCATTAGTAGCAAAAGAAGTAGTCTAGTGATATCAGTTATAATACATCATATACAGCCGTAGCTGGTTGAAATGTAGTACTGTAGTATGAAGTCCAATATGCAACTGTTTAGAACAGCAGAGCTTGAACAAGATAGACCTGCATGTAGAGCTATCTGCTTTGATCTCAAGTATACAGCAGTAATGACACAACTCAGGTGACTGCCTATTCTGCAGCGATACAGCGCTAACCTTTGACCGTTGGAAGAGCAGGAAAGCACAGCAAGGTTTCAGCATGATAACACTAACAGTGCTTGCAACGATCAACTATTCCCCTGCAGCCCTGCTGGGCAAATGCGAAAGCATATTAGTGATTTTGACTCTCCAACTGTCAACTACTCAGTGCTGCCACGTCAGAGAGGTCACTGGGCTAACGTAACGTATGGGAATAACTGGGGCCGACGTGAAACGTGAAGCTAGCAGTTTCCTCAACATTAAAAATGACAAGGCCCAACCAACACATGCTGTGGCCCTCAGTCTGGTCCCCTTGTGGCCCTCTGGTCCCCTTATTGTCCCTACCTGACGTTGTTGCGGGGCCAGCAGCACAGCCCAGGCTAGCTAACAAGACAGCTGCTGCTAGCTGTACTTTACAGGTAGCTACTTCTTCCCGACGTGAGCATTTATCAAGTTTCACGTCGCAGCTAGCAATGTTACAGTGACAGCAATGACCAGCTAATATCAGCGTTGCTAGCCAGTCGGCTAATGTTAGCCGAGAAGATGCTAACTAGCTTCGACTAACCTTACAGAAGAAGTTTCACAGTATAGACATTTTTCGTCTAGTTAAACTGTACATTTACATGACAGGACACACTATGTGCAAAGAGGGGCAGTGGAAGTAAAGCTGTGCGACTACTTACCGGCACAAGACCTGGTTTTCCATATTTTTAGCAGCAGGATGATGATGGCTGCTAAGTGGGAGAGATCGCCGGTTAGCCGGaaaatgttcatgtttatgGGAGCTCCGGCAGAGGTAAGACCCTATAAAGAGCTCCGTTCGTCTCCGGTAACGATGAGTGTACGAACTGACACCGTGACACTAGAATAGACTGATTCTGGCTTCAGAAAATGGGAAAATGGCGAGCAAAGAGCGACGTGGCTTGGGGACGTGGCCAAGACAATAGTACCCAATGCAAAACGGGAAACGTTCGTGcgctcagccaatcagaagacAAGGATGTATCATTTGCATAAATTATGCTATGTGAATGCTGCCTCCAAGCtctatggagaaaaaaaaaatagtaaatgCGAATTTCCTCTTGCCATGTACAAGGAAATGCCCCAGGGAATTCATCCCAGCTATGTGGAGGAAATACAGGACGTCACATTAACagagtgatattttaatttaaacaaaaacagaactaaTGTTGCATCACAGAAGTGTCAATATATCATGAAACAACGGTCTACTTCCAACATTTTGGTGTGTTGCTGATTTTGCATGTTGCAAATGCACTGAGTTTAGCTCTACACCATTTAATTTCCATCCCTGGGCAAAAATTAAGTGAATAAAAGTCAAGATAAGTCAAGATAAACTAAACACTATTTGCATGGGGTCCCTGGAACTCTGTTTGGATGCACTGCTACAAACTGACAAGTCTACAGTATCTAAGATCATCTCAACTAATTacacatcacattcattcaGTGACATGGAAAAATGAGCTGAGAAATGCAGAAcattatgtaattttttttttttattctggaacccatataatacattttcaatgcaaataTTGCAATCATTTTGGCACCTTTTTAATAGTCCGTTGTGCAGCACTGATGTAAAGCAAGAccatgtaacttttaaatgactAAATAATCACGTCTCCCTCTAAAAAATTGAATTCCaaagtaataaaaacacatCCTTGCTTAATTCAATACACTCAGGGGTTTTGCTGCTACAGTGCTAGcagtagcttatggtggctaacGTTGGTTAACTGTAGCTAGATATTGCTGTGTAATTGAGTCAGTTTGGCAGCTTTACAGCTTTTTTGTACCTGTTCTACAGTTACACTGTTTCAGCATTACAGCTGCACTAATCAGTATCTTTCATTTAACAATGGGTCAAATGACTACATGTAATGCCAAAGGGGTCGCTCGTAGTAGGTGTAGTGACCCAGTGAACCCCTCCCCCGTCCCCCAGCTCTACGGCGTTTGGGCCATTCCACCAGCAACTTCAATTCCATCTGCAGCTGTATTATttttcagctaaaaaaaaaaccgcTGAAAGGGTTCCCCTCcaagaaaagttgtttagcccggtggcaagtgtcccagactgatggcagcattattctagagcccaatagtttctgtgataccAAATAATGGGTGGACTCGCGAatttgagaatttaaaaaagctataagatagattccatagggccctacattaataagtcagtgctaaaagctaactggagatttgaaaatataacTAAGTTTACAACTGAGCTGCCCCACTAACTGTAGTTAAACgtcttaaaaatacatacaaaataattcCCAGAGACTTAGGCCACCGGGCTTGCACTACACTGGGGGGAAACCCTGAAACAGCAGACATAAAGTTAACCAATAGCTGATGAACAATTGCCAgatttccactacatggtacgACCCGACTCGACTCACTTGGAACCAATCTTTTTTGGCTCACCATTGGCAAAAGTTGAGTATAGTACCTGGTACTTTTCTGTTACCACCCCGGTTGAGgctccaagcgagctgagccgatactaaAAGGTgaagttaaaacactgcagtgcagctttaaacatAATTCGGTAATGCACACATAGTCTCGCTTTAAGAAGGCCTCATTTTATTTTGGCCATAACTAAtagcaagtaaaaaaaaaaaaaggctaaattCAGAATGGTTGAATCAAGTATGTGCATAGACTGATACTTTGCATTAGAAACTGAAATAATTAAAGTGCTAACTCAACCATGATCATTCCTGTTGATATTACAGAATGATGAAACCCTAACAGTAAACACTTCCCACAGATAACAGACTTTAAAGAACAAACACCTACAGGATGGCGATATGACCTAGATGATTTGGTTTTTTAGTGGCATTTCAACATAGGCAAACTGCCATTCAGttattttttgcttaaaaagTAGAGGTATCACCGTCACACGAGATGGCTGGAAAATGGAGGAACTACAGTACCTGAGCATCACAGCTGACACCATTTCTAAAGAAATACAGTCAGAAATACTGTGTTTTATGAATGAAGATTATCAAAATTGGGACTAAAATCCACCCAGGAGCAACCTACCAAGATAAAGTTAAAGATAAAGCCTCTGACGTTCCCACAGTGCATTTGGAACTCAGGCAGACTTATCCTCTGAGGCCTTGAGGACAAAAACGGCATCGTCTAGGACGTAGTAATCGTTATACATGTCCCCTTCACAGAGGTATGGCAACCGGGTCACAGCCTCCACCTCAAACCCCGCCCTTTGGAAAACATCATTGGACAGGTTGGTCACTTGCTCCTCCCACGTTtttccttttacttttatatgTTCTTTGGGACGCTGCCATCTTCCTCCTAAGAACAAATTGAGACAGAATGGTTTGATTAGGAATCAAAGAGGATGTATATGAAATCGTATACGTATGAGGCAACTTGCACTGATTCCCAACTTACCGACTTCCACATACGGCTGGAAGGGAAGCACTGCAGCCAGGATGAGTCTCCCTGTGTTGGGAACGAGCGATAGCCTGATGTCCCGCAGGAGATGCAGAGGATCGTCACAGCGGTCCAGCAGGTTCAGACAGCTGACCACATCGTACTGGAAACCAACCTGCTGCCACTCATCTATACCCAGCAGCCTAGGcataataataagtaataagtTACTTCTAAGGGTACAATAAATCATAGTTTTACCagttttcatttattaattaaaacGCTTTTTCGAAGGTGTcttttggttattttttttactttcaatcAGATTTATTACACATTTTGTCAGTTTCACAACCATATATTGTGGAaccatttacagtgaaaattgaaagacacagaacagaagactTATCTGCCTTTACAAGCTTTTACCTTGAACACTGTCCTCATATTTATTATACAATAATATTGTATATTCTTAgtgtattttaaaggaatagttcaacactTCCTGCCCTGTccgaagattaaaaaaaagtcagccaATGATCCCCTTTAAAGCTCAcaaattaacacattttattatgtttgtttaatctgtacatatCACAATGTCTTGATCTTTTCCAAGTCGCAGGGATACTACCCACGACTGTATGTTTATGTCATACATACATGTTAAGCCACtgcatatgtatatgtatttccAAGTGTGCAGGGATTTGTCCAAATAGATTTTTACACGTGTCCAATTAGGTAATTATTGCCTCTTAGTGTACGATGGTGTCTTTTTGATCACTAGAAATGAAACTCAACTCTTCTAGCCCAGACGGGTTATCTGCAAGAACTGTTGAGTTTAATTAACTGTAGCTtaacagcaataaaaaaaaaaaaactggcactGTGCAGTTATGATGGGGTCCAAGCCTCCCTGGCGCAAGTCGCCCCGAGACGAGTAGCTAGTAGTTCGTTCGTAATTTGGGCATTTTTGAACCGAggaaaattcttttgataactttttgtcagggcCATGTGAAGATGCTGTATGTAGAGTTTCAGGCAGAACGGGCAAAAACCCCAGGAGGAGTTGCAAAAAATAAGTTTTGCACATTCCACGATTTTGCGAGAATAAATTCTGCGTGGAAACGGTCGTGGCCTACGTCATGTGATTTGGCTTCATTCATGGAACGCGTGGATGTaaggtttttaaatgtaaaatgtgggagttataggccAAAACTCATCTGCCttgattatagcgccacctagtggtccacatgtgtaattttcgGTATGTGAGCTTTATGAAGCATTGTACGTCTACGCTGTAACTTTGAAGttgctcacattagtgtaaggGGTTGAATCCAAAAGTGGGTCAAATAGACCACGCCCAACTTGACGAATCAGTACACCACTGTAGgcgtggcctcaggagtggccctagatggtaccctccGCATTTCCTAAAAATCGGAAGAGCCCTTAAAGAGATATATTCGTATCTGTAGCGGCCAATCGTCGTCAAATTTGGTCCAGAGCCTCCGAGTGGCATGGCAAACAATAAACATAAGTCTCGCGCTCATAGCATTTCATTTGGCTGAGATATGTAAAAGTTTGTGTATTAATTCCGCTCCTGACAACGCCACGAAAATGTGTTTGTTCGTAATTTGCGCATTTTTGAACCAATAATATTTCTTTAGATTACTTTTtgtcaggtccatctggagatggaGATGCAGATTGGACGCACGACCTAAGTGGAATTAGAAAAAGTAGGTTTCTgatatatttttgttaaaactATCGCTATATACTGACAGTACTACGTGAATCCGATCAcgttcctccacctcctcctggtgctcctaatggcataggggaaacaaccaatcagagcccaGGAGTCTCTCACAGAGTGTCAACGACTGCGGTCTTGTGTACTGTCAGGATATGACAGTTTGAGCCAATCTgagaaaaagttatttttataaaagttaTGTACCTTTAACACCGAACAAAAAAGAGCAAAGTGGAAGCGACAGAATTAATTAGTGAATGCAACAGTATTTCTGTTAGAGAAGAGACGCCCAGAGCAACAGaatcagggttcatacgcattttaaccaatacttttcagCAATTTttcatgactatgtattcctgaaaatgtcagtcgacattatacaataagaactTTCTgggtttccaaaacctttccagaccttttttaaattccataacttttccagtttttttcaaaacatatgaACCCTGCAGAATGATGAGTTAATTAATCTGTTGTACTGATGGAATTAGTGCACTGGATTGAGATTGTTAACTGAGAGtttaaaatctaaatctaagCCGTCCTGGTATTTACTACTTACTTGTAATTCCTCCTCTGAAGATGCCATCTCATGGGTAATGAGACTTCAGTTGCATAGACATCTCTGAAATGGGCTCCCATCACCTCTGTGACCCCTCCATCCCCAGCGCCGAGGTCCAGGAGTCTGTCAGCCCTCCAATCTGGGCCGATGCCGAGTAGCCTCTGGAACTGCtcctcagaaaacacaaacatagaGCCGCGACCCAGAAACCTGGAGACAGAGAACACGTCAGAGAAAGATACGCAATCGGGGAAACGGAGACAAAAGGCAGATTTAAGCTTCTGCAGGGGctttaagcgtgatttatggttctgtggaggctccacgcacaCACGACGGCCCTGctgttctcttaaagagatcgaggcacacaccaacgcacaagtataaacttcaggctaCTTGCGTAGGCTACGGTGGCGcctccacagaaccataaatcaggctTTAATTGGCCCAAAGATGTGTCTGTACTACTCACCCGTTAATGGAGGTGCGTGAGACCAGTGGGCTTAGGACTGTTGATGCAAAAGAGTGGTAGAGCTGGGTGAACAGCCAACCAGACTTCTCCACGCTCCGCTTGAGAAAAGCCTTGGTGCCTGAGTCCAGGTGGCTCTGGACAAACATGGGTCGCACTGATTCTCCCAGCAGCTCAGGACCGCACCGGTACCACTAGGGCCACGGGGGAAAAGATCCATTCAAATTTTGGACAAAGAGAGAATTGAAGAAGCATTTACAGAGGGACACTTGGATCTACTTCCATAACACCTTGTACCTTCGTGGCTTAAATGTGGATACCTTGCCTGCAGACTTATCTTGTAACTGTATAAATATGTTCCTTTAATCAGATTCCTTTTGGGTTTTGTGTGATTGAATGATTTTAAAAGTACATGTTCACATCAATGTTTATTAATGTCACAATTAAAACCTTAAGGGAGTGCAACTTCCAGCGTGCAGATACTTTCCTACTGTATTCTCGTGGATTTTTGGTACTCTGCACTTTCGATTCTGTGGATGTGCACA is a window of Sander vitreus isolate 19-12246 chromosome 21, sanVit1, whole genome shotgun sequence DNA encoding:
- the LOC144536287 gene encoding ER lumen protein-retaining receptor 2, whose translation is MNIFRLTGDLSHLAAIIILLLKIWKTRSCAGISGKSQVLFALVFTTRYLDLLTSFISLYNTTMKIIYIGCAYATVYLICAKFKATYDGNHDTFRVEFLVVPVGGLAFLVNHDFSPLEILWTFSIYLESVAILPQLFMISKTGEAETITTHYLFFLGLYRALYLINWIWRFYFEGFFDMIAIVAGVVQTILYCDFFYLYVTKVLKGKKLSLPA
- the mettl9 gene encoding protein-L-histidine N-pros-methyltransferase isoform X1, whose translation is MCPLQLRTLVFGAWLLCYVGFLLSVRRMWTGKYVRSPLVRSLFMNMVSENDAAETQEWYRCGPELLGESVRPMFVQSHLDSGTKAFLKRSVEKSGWLFTQLYHSFASTVLSPLVSRTSINGFLGRGSMFVFSEEQFQRLLGIGPDWRADRLLDLGAGDGGVTEVMGAHFRDVYATEVSLPMRWHLQRRNYKLLGIDEWQQVGFQYDVVSCLNLLDRCDDPLHLLRDIRLSLVPNTGRLILAAVLPFQPYVEVGGRWQRPKEHIKVKGKTWEEQVTNLSNDVFQRAGFEVEAVTRLPYLCEGDMYNDYYVLDDAVFVLKASEDKSA
- the mettl9 gene encoding protein-L-histidine N-pros-methyltransferase isoform X2; amino-acid sequence: MWTGKYVRSPLVRSLFMNMVSENDAAETQEWYRCGPELLGESVRPMFVQSHLDSGTKAFLKRSVEKSGWLFTQLYHSFASTVLSPLVSRTSINGFLGRGSMFVFSEEQFQRLLGIGPDWRADRLLDLGAGDGGVTEVMGAHFRDVYATEVSLPMRWHLQRRNYKLLGIDEWQQVGFQYDVVSCLNLLDRCDDPLHLLRDIRLSLVPNTGRLILAAVLPFQPYVEVGGRWQRPKEHIKVKGKTWEEQVTNLSNDVFQRAGFEVEAVTRLPYLCEGDMYNDYYVLDDAVFVLKASEDKSA